A stretch of the Chanos chanos chromosome 1, fChaCha1.1, whole genome shotgun sequence genome encodes the following:
- the LOC115820297 gene encoding NACHT, LRR and PYD domains-containing protein 3-like — protein sequence MAQLRDKVSKSRSEFQRAYRSPHKGQKNEPAMPTQGSCHGEENVIEKRSTSPTHSCVSLGSEASKEHNEPDFREGDLPSEQRDKIKKHCCVFEECKGVKNHALKKKFHEDLLYIFSELEKKVIAFMKHELERFKKFLKKENMKYYDGEADDNYRAREGALNITLHFLKKMKENDLADTLEKCPIEMCQRELKSNLKKKYKCVFEGIAKQGSSKLLDKIYTDLYITEGGSGAVNKEHEVRHIEKASGSLETQEKMIECNNIFKPLPGQDKTIRTVLTKGVAGIGKSISVQKFILDWAKGNANQDIELIFPLSFRELNLKVERYSFMDILHQFFPETRGFTFARNKKYKVLFIFDGLDECQHPLEFKKNEIWSDVTAPTSVDVLLTNLIKGNLLPSALIWITTRPAAAGRIPPDCIDQVAEIRGFNDTQKEEYFRKRITDEKLAARVISHMKESRSLYIMCHIPVFCWISATVLERILEETDSTDKQQTLKTLTQMYSYFLIFQTRQKTEKYGEKYVLDTQWDEKSILALGRLAFQNLLRNNLIFSEKDLTECGITVNDASVYSGMCTQVFKEDSGVFLGTVFRFVHPSIQEFIAALYAHMSIDKYQKNVFVDQDTSPEKESNTVIGLLRTAVDKALESETGHLDLFLRFLLGLSLESNQKLLQGLLTQTGSSSESKEEIVRYIKDKFKENPSAERSINLFHCLNELNDKSLVEEIQNHLSSGSLSSAQLSPAQWSALVFVLLTSEEQMEVFDLKKFIRSDECLKRLLPVVKAATKALLSDCELTEESCSALSTVLRSDVSTLRELDLSNNKIQDSGVKQLSAGLENSQCKLEKLNVECCDLTEDSCSALAPVLRSDSSRLRELDLSHNKLSDSGVENLSAGLESSQCKLEILWLHDCELTEESCSALNTVLRSDKSTLRELDLSNNKIQDSGVKQLSAGLENSQCKLEKLKLNDCSITEEGCDALTKALTSNPSYLIELNLSGNKLGDSGVKQISALLKNNHCKLEKLK from the exons atggccCAGTTACGAGACAAGGTGTCCAAATCACGCAGTGAGTTTCAGAGAGCTTACCGTTCGCCACATAAGGGCCAGAAAAACGAGCCTGCTATGCCGACCCAGGGATCG TGTCATGGAGAAGAGAA TGTCATAGAGAAGAGATCAACGTCACCtactcacagctgtgtgtccCTGGGGAGTGAGGCATCAAAAGAACACAACGAACCCGACTTCAGAGAGGGAGATCTGCCCTCTGAGCAAAG AGACAAGATAAagaaacactgctgtgtgttcGAGGAATGTAAAGGCGTGAAAAATCATGCTCTCAAAAAGAAGTTTCATGAAGATCTGTTGTACATCTTCTCT GAACTTGAGAAAAAAGTAATTGCATTTATGAAGCATGAGTTGGAAAGGTTTAAAaaatttctgaaaaaagaaaacatgaaatactATGACGGGGAAGCAGATGACAACTACAGAGCCAGAGAAGGGGCTCTGAACATCACACTACACTTCCTgaagaagatgaaagagaatgacCTTGCAGATACTCTGGAGAAAT GTCCAATTGAGATGTGTCAGCGTGAGCTTAAATCAAATCTGAAGAAGAagtataaatgtgtatttgaaGGAATAGCAAAGCAAGGGAGCTCTAAACTCTTGGACAAGATTTACACAGacctctacatcacagagggcgGAAGTGGTGCAGTCAATAAAGAGCATGAAGTGAGACATATTGAGAAAGCATCTGGGAGTCtagaaacacaagagaaaatgaTTGAGTGCAACAATATCTTTAAACCATTACCTGGACAAGACAAAACCATCAGAACTGTGCTTACAAAGGGAGTTGCTGGCATTGGAAAATCaatctctgtgcagaagtttaTTCTGGACTGGGCAAAAGGAAATGCAAATCAGGACATCGAGTTGATTTTTCCACTTTCTTTCCGGGAGCTGAACTTAAAGGTTGAAAGATACAGTTTTATGGACATTCTTCATCAGTTTTTCCCAGAGACGAGAGGATTTACGTTTGCCAGAAATAAGAAATACAAAGTCCTGTTTATCTTTGATGGTCTGGACGAATGTCAACATCCTCTGGAATTCAAGAAAAATGAGATCTGGTCTGACGTAACTGCACCAACCTCAGTGGATGTTCTtctgacaaacctcatcaagggaaatctgcttccctctgctctcatatGGATAAccaccagaccagcagcagccggTCGCATCCCACCTGACTGTATTGACCAGGTGGCTGAGATACGTGGGTTTAATGACACACAGAAGGAGGAGTACTTCAGAAAGAGAATCACTGATGAGAAACTGGCTGCCAGAGTCATCTCACACATGAAGGAATCAAGGAGCCtctacatcatgtgtcacatcccagttTTCTGTTGGATCTCAGCCACTGTTCTTGAAAGAATATTGGAAGAAACAGACAGTACTGACAAACAGCAAACCCTAAAGACACTAACACAAATGTACTCATATTTTCTGATCTTTCAGACCAGACAAAAGACTGAGAAGTATGGTGAGAAATATGTTTTGGACACACAGTGGGATGAAAAGAGCATTCTGGCTCTGGGACGTCTGGCTTTTCAAAACTTGTTAAGAAACAATCTGATCTTCAGTGAAAAGGACCTGACAGAGTGTGGCATTACTGTGAATGATGCATCTGTGTACTCAGGAATGTGCACGCAGGTCTTTAAAGAGGACTCTGGGGTGTTTCTTGGTACTGTGTTCCGCTTTGTACATCCAAGTATTCAGGAGTTTATTGCTGCTTTGTATGCGCACATGTCTATCGACAAATaccaaaagaatgtttttgtggACCAGGACACATcgccagagaaagaaagtaacACAGTGATTGGATTGCTCAGGACTGCAGTAGACAAGGCTTTAGAGAGTGAGACTGGACATCTTGACCTTTTTCTCCGCTTCCTTCTTGgtctctcactggagtccaatcagAAGCTCTTACAGGGTTTactaacacagacaggaagcagCTCAGAGAGCAAGGAGGAAATAGTCAGATACATCAAAGACAAGTTCAAAGAGAATCCCTCTGCAGAGAGATCCatcaatctgttccactgtctgaatgaactaaATGACAAATCTCTAGTGGAGGAGATCCAAAACCACCTGAGCTCTGGAAGTCTCTCTAGTGCCCAGCTCTCACctgctcagtggtcagctctggtctttgtgttGCTGACATCAGAGGAGCAGATGGAGGTGTTTGACCTTAAAAAGTTCATCAGGTCAGATGAATGTCTTAAGAGACTCCTGCCAGTGGTCAAAGCAGCCACAAAAGCCTT GTTGTCTGACTGTGAATTAACAGAGGAGAGCTGTTCAGCTCTATCCACAGTTCTCAGATCAGATGTGTCcactctgagagaactggatctgagcaacaataaaatacaggattcaggagtgaagcagctgtctgctggactggagaattcacagtgtaaactggagaaactgaa TGTGGAGTGTTGTGATCTGACTGAGGACAGTTGTTCAGCTCTAGCCCCAGTTCTCAGATCAGACTCATCCAggctgagagaactggacctgagtcaCAATAAACTGTCAGATTCAGGAGTTGAGAACCTGTCTGCTGGACTGGAGAGttcacagtgtaaactggagatactgtg GTTGCATGACTGTGAATTAACAGAGGAGAGCTGTTCAGCTCTAAACACAGTTCTCAGATCAGATAAGTCcactctgagagaactggatctgagcaacaataaaatacaggattcaggagtgaagcagctgtctgctggactggagaattcacagtgtaaactggagaaactgaa